In Deltaproteobacteria bacterium, the sequence TTGCGAAGTGGCTGGAAGCGTATGCACCGACGCCGGTGGAGGGAACGTAGGGGGCGGGTTTGGCGCCGTCAACCTGCCGACCCTGGAAGTCTATGATCCCAAGACCGATACCTGGGAGACGGGGCGACAGGGGAAAACAGAGAGGTGAGATTTATGGCGGGAAAAGCCGAGTTGCTTTCATTCGTGACCGCGGACCAGGAGACGCTGCACGGAGCCTTGTTTCGCGCCGATGCATCACCGCGCCCCGACCTGGCGCTGGTGATGATTCACGGCGTGGCCATGAGCTTCTATACCGGCCCGCTGCGGGTATTCGCCGAGGCCCTGGCCGGACGCGGCCACCATGCTTTCTCCATCAACTGCCGCGGCCATGACTGGATTGCCCGGGGCGGGGACCTCACGGCCTTCCGAGGCGCCACCTACGAGAACTTCGAGGACTGCGAGCTGGACATCGACGCCGCCATCGACCGGATGAAGCAGGAGGGCTATGCCCGCTTCGTGCTCGTGGGGCACAG encodes:
- a CDS encoding alpha/beta fold hydrolase, giving the protein MAGKAELLSFVTADQETLHGALFRADASPRPDLALVMIHGVAMSFYTGPLRVFAEALAGRGHHAFSINCRGHDWIARGGDLTAFRGATYENFEDCELDIDAAIDRMKQEGYARFVLVGHSLGSVKSIYYQGTRRRDDVVGVISCSAPRQFYSARQVED